In a genomic window of Vibrio marisflavi CECT 7928:
- the tssA gene encoding type VI secretion system protein TssA: MSDTISVLGVDPIQGQSPAGVNLSDLPESEPTLAEIAKLNAMDLGPDAVDWQLVDTDVRNLLANYGKHFQFAAYLAVARCQLDGVNGIAQGANLLKGMTENFWQDAYPPKKRVRGRINAIQWWLDWTNSWAEKFVQAGVELDVADIQAATDAIQNLECALVEEYDDAPVMRGLLNHLNRIPIVQEQTSAASSNTENGNAAAIVLSESQAVSQKAEIIVSHDDTRKNESEDSVSIESDIRIDKSDVENSQDTQSSLSLGGELDFNAMLSGDEGAKDSTAKQLLASSLSQLEICAEKLFEEDEKRELSYRLRRFSAWSKLDQLPPNDGLKTKVNAPSRQTKLVLKSAKDTGDALIWLRASESKIASNPYWLDLSFDSCQLLASLGYEFEQARREVEQSCASLIFRLPELPLLKFSDGTDFANIQTQSWLKGLQLSNDSQCDALDDVSKYEAKANELITANKIEQAMSYLKGCLLGESHQNQCRIDVKLAQLLQQAGYQQLALTQLSSILQQIEECRLDKWLPELALGAYKVAHECHLSLGQRDAANNFLNQIHLIDPAIAIRYFQAAK, encoded by the coding sequence TTGAGCGACACGATCTCAGTGCTAGGCGTTGACCCTATACAAGGTCAGTCTCCTGCGGGCGTCAATTTATCAGATTTGCCTGAATCAGAGCCTACTTTAGCTGAGATTGCGAAGCTTAATGCAATGGACTTAGGCCCGGATGCTGTGGATTGGCAGCTCGTTGATACAGATGTTCGTAACCTGCTGGCGAATTACGGAAAGCACTTTCAGTTTGCTGCCTATTTAGCTGTCGCGCGTTGCCAGTTAGACGGAGTCAACGGGATTGCTCAAGGAGCAAACTTGCTGAAGGGAATGACAGAGAACTTCTGGCAAGATGCTTACCCACCAAAAAAGCGCGTACGAGGCAGAATCAACGCAATTCAATGGTGGTTGGATTGGACAAATAGTTGGGCAGAAAAGTTTGTTCAGGCTGGAGTTGAATTGGATGTTGCTGATATTCAAGCAGCGACTGACGCGATCCAAAATTTAGAATGCGCGTTAGTCGAAGAGTATGACGATGCGCCAGTGATGCGTGGGTTACTTAATCACCTAAATAGAATACCGATAGTTCAAGAACAAACGAGTGCTGCTAGTTCTAATACTGAAAATGGCAATGCGGCGGCTATAGTGCTAAGCGAATCTCAGGCGGTTAGCCAGAAAGCGGAGATTATTGTTAGTCACGACGACACAAGAAAGAACGAGAGTGAAGACTCGGTATCTATAGAAAGTGATATTCGCATTGATAAAAGCGACGTTGAAAACAGTCAAGATACTCAATCATCCCTAAGTCTAGGTGGTGAATTGGACTTTAACGCTATGTTAAGCGGTGATGAGGGCGCCAAAGATAGCACCGCGAAACAGTTGTTGGCATCCAGTCTATCTCAACTGGAGATATGCGCTGAGAAACTCTTTGAAGAAGATGAAAAACGAGAGCTTAGCTATAGATTACGCCGCTTTTCAGCATGGTCTAAGCTAGACCAATTGCCACCGAATGATGGACTGAAAACCAAGGTCAATGCTCCATCTAGGCAAACTAAATTGGTACTGAAATCTGCCAAGGATACGGGGGATGCATTGATTTGGCTTAGAGCGAGCGAAAGCAAAATTGCAAGTAACCCATATTGGCTAGATTTGAGCTTTGACTCTTGCCAGCTACTCGCCAGTTTAGGGTATGAGTTTGAACAAGCACGCCGAGAAGTCGAGCAGTCATGCGCTTCACTTATTTTTCGCTTGCCTGAGTTGCCACTATTGAAATTTAGCGACGGAACTGATTTCGCAAATATTCAGACTCAAAGTTGGCTCAAGGGCTTGCAGCTTTCAAATGATAGCCAATGTGACGCGCTAGATGATGTCAGCAAATATGAAGCCAAAGCGAACGAGCTGATTACTGCAAATAAGATAGAACAAGCAATGAGTTACCTAAAAGGTTGCTTACTTGGTGAGAGCCATCAAAATCAGTGCCGCATAGACGTAAAACTGGCTCAGCTACTCCAACAAGCTGGCTACCAGCAGTTAGCTCTAACGCAATTGAGTTCCATTTTGCAGCAAATTGAGGAATGTCGTTTAGACAAGTGGCTGCCAGAGTTGGCTTTAGGTGCTTATAAGGTTGCCCATGAGTGCCACCTATCCTTGGGGCAGCGCGATGCCGCAAATAATTTTTTAAATCAAATACATCTAATCGATCCAGCGATCGCAATCAGATATTTTCAGGCAGCTAAGTAA
- the tssB gene encoding type VI secretion system contractile sheath small subunit: MAKESSVAPKERVNIVYKPATGDAKEEVELPLKMLVVGDFTLAEDERMVEDRTPVNVDKDNFNDVLKAQGLNLEFAVPKKLAGAEEDEQLPVNLKVESMKDFEPDQIIRQIPEIAKLMELRDALKALKSPLSNVPEFRKKVQGLIQDESSRNALLKELGIEAEEPQAE; encoded by the coding sequence ATGGCAAAAGAAAGTTCAGTCGCCCCAAAAGAGCGGGTAAATATCGTCTACAAACCAGCGACTGGTGACGCTAAAGAAGAAGTAGAGTTGCCGCTTAAGATGTTGGTCGTAGGAGACTTTACCTTGGCTGAAGACGAGCGCATGGTTGAAGATAGAACACCTGTCAACGTTGACAAAGATAACTTCAACGATGTGTTAAAGGCGCAGGGACTGAACCTAGAATTTGCCGTTCCCAAAAAGCTTGCTGGTGCCGAAGAAGACGAACAACTGCCTGTAAATCTTAAAGTCGAGAGCATGAAAGATTTTGAGCCAGACCAAATCATTCGCCAAATCCCTGAAATTGCAAAATTAATGGAACTGAGAGATGCGTTAAAGGCACTTAAGAGTCCATTGAGCAATGTGCCGGAGTTCCGCAAAAAGGTACAAGGACTGATTCAAGATGAATCCTCAAGGAATGCTCTATTAAAAGAGTTGGGTATTGAAGCTGAAGAACCACAAGCGGAGTAA
- the tssC gene encoding type VI secretion system contractile sheath large subunit encodes MAEQQLAENTEQAVDNATLLDQIVAASRMNPDEHTYSVATTGLQALIKDLVKPERQGAVISGDLVDALIGDLDQQISAQVDQILHNESFKKVESAWRGLKFLVDRTDFRENTRIEMTNVSKQDLQDDFEDSPEVVRSGLYKLAYVNEYGQFGGQPYGAIIANYDFSPGPQDIKLLQDVASVSAMCHAPFIAAAGSQFFGVDDWQDLPGLKDLHSVFESPFYAKWQSFRESEDARYVGLTLPRFLLRLPYGQDTVPCKSFNYTETVSNSHEDFCWGNTAFAFASRLSDSFAKYRWCANIIGPQGGGAVEDLPLYQFESMGEIKTKIPTEVLLSERREFELAEEGFIGMTMRKGSDNAAFFSANSCLKPKTFGNTEEGKQAELNYKLSTQLPYMMIMDRLAHYIKVLQRENIGTWKDRKELEKELNTWVGQYVTEMENPEASVRSRRPLRGVEISVDDVAGDPGWYQVSINARPHFKYMGASFTLSLKGKLDKE; translated from the coding sequence ATGGCTGAACAACAACTAGCAGAAAACACCGAACAAGCTGTCGACAATGCCACACTACTGGATCAGATAGTCGCGGCATCAAGGATGAACCCAGATGAGCATACTTATTCTGTGGCGACGACAGGTTTGCAGGCTTTGATTAAAGATCTCGTGAAACCTGAGCGACAAGGCGCAGTGATCTCTGGTGACTTAGTTGATGCGTTGATTGGCGATCTCGACCAGCAAATATCTGCTCAAGTGGACCAAATTCTTCATAACGAGAGCTTCAAGAAGGTGGAAAGTGCTTGGCGTGGTCTTAAGTTTTTAGTTGATAGGACTGACTTTCGCGAGAATACGCGCATTGAAATGACCAATGTCAGCAAACAGGACCTACAAGATGACTTTGAAGATAGCCCAGAAGTCGTTCGTTCAGGTTTGTATAAACTCGCCTACGTCAATGAATATGGTCAGTTCGGTGGTCAGCCCTATGGCGCTATCATCGCGAACTATGACTTTAGCCCCGGCCCGCAAGATATCAAGCTGCTACAAGATGTTGCTAGCGTTTCTGCTATGTGCCATGCGCCATTTATTGCTGCAGCGGGCTCCCAATTTTTTGGTGTGGATGATTGGCAAGACCTGCCGGGTTTAAAAGACTTACACAGCGTATTCGAGAGCCCATTTTATGCAAAGTGGCAAAGTTTCCGAGAGAGTGAAGATGCTCGATATGTTGGCTTAACATTGCCACGTTTTTTGCTCCGCTTGCCATACGGCCAAGACACGGTTCCATGTAAGTCATTTAACTACACAGAGACAGTAAGTAATAGCCACGAAGACTTTTGCTGGGGTAACACAGCCTTCGCTTTTGCTAGTCGCTTGTCTGACAGTTTTGCTAAGTACCGCTGGTGCGCCAATATCATTGGTCCTCAAGGGGGTGGAGCCGTTGAAGATTTGCCTCTGTACCAGTTTGAGTCGATGGGTGAAATCAAAACCAAGATTCCGACCGAGGTGCTTTTATCTGAACGTCGCGAATTTGAGTTAGCTGAAGAAGGCTTTATTGGTATGACAATGCGCAAAGGAAGCGACAATGCAGCTTTCTTCTCCGCCAACTCATGTTTGAAACCTAAGACATTCGGCAATACCGAAGAAGGCAAGCAAGCTGAGCTTAACTACAAACTGTCTACCCAGTTGCCATACATGATGATTATGGACCGTTTAGCTCACTACATTAAGGTGCTGCAACGCGAAAACATCGGTACTTGGAAAGACAGAAAAGAGCTGGAAAAAGAACTCAATACTTGGGTCGGACAATACGTAACAGAGATGGAAAATCCAGAAGCGAGTGTGCGCAGCCGTCGTCCACTAAGAGGCGTTGAAATCAGCGTAGATGATGTTGCAGGTGACCCTGGATGGTATCAAGTGTCAATCAATGCCAGACCACACTTCAAATATATGGGCGCATCTTTCACGCTATCTCTAAAAGGCAAGCTAGATAAAGAATAA
- the tssD gene encoding type VI secretion system tube protein TssD, which translates to MAINSYLKIEGENQEWIKGENTEANSSVKDWIRCFSSEEMMTVPTDSQSGRATGRKFHKPSVATLEATSSAPKLFQAACTGEKCTITHQFFRVEGGIEHNFFTIKYVNAVIKSQEIHQLDTTNPETAEVPLLQKIEFVFDEVTQTFTEGNVEYTDKLNQDS; encoded by the coding sequence ATGGCAATTAACTCGTATCTCAAGATCGAAGGCGAAAATCAAGAGTGGATCAAAGGCGAAAACACAGAAGCAAATAGCAGCGTTAAAGATTGGATTCGCTGTTTTTCAAGTGAAGAGATGATGACAGTACCTACCGATAGCCAAAGTGGTCGCGCTACAGGTAGAAAGTTCCACAAGCCATCAGTTGCAACTCTTGAAGCAACATCCTCTGCGCCAAAGCTATTCCAAGCAGCTTGCACTGGTGAAAAGTGCACGATAACTCACCAATTTTTTAGAGTTGAAGGCGGCATTGAGCACAACTTCTTCACTATTAAATACGTTAACGCAGTGATCAAAAGTCAAGAGATTCACCAGCTAGATACGACTAACCCTGAAACTGCAGAAGTCCCATTGCTGCAAAAAATCGAGTTTGTATTTGATGAAGTGACTCAGACGTTCACTGAAGGCAATGTCGAATATACAGACAAGCTAAACCAAGATAG